In Rhodoflexus caldus, the genomic window TGAGCCGCACGATTTTCCCGCTGGGCAAGTTGCACAAATCGGAAATTTATGAAATGGCTACTGAGCGCGGTTTCATGGATTTGGTAAATAAGTCGGAAAGCTATGAAATATGCTTCATTCCGGACAATGACTACCGCGGCTTTTTGCGCAGACGCGTGCCGAATTTAGAGCAAAAAGTTGCCGGCGGTGATTTTATCATGGAAGACGGCACTGTGGTAGGCAAACATCAGGGCTACCCGTTCTATACCATCGGGCAGCGCAAAGGGTTGGGCATTACACTCGGCTATCCGGTGTTTGTTACCGAAATCAGGAAAGAAACCAACCAAGTAGTGCTGGGAACAGACAAGGAACTTGCCCGCGACGGCATGTGGGTCGGCCAGTTGAATATGATGAAATACGAAACCCTCACACAGCCACTGGAAACCGTTACGCGCATCCGCTATAACGACAAACAAGGCACTCCTGCACAGATTATACAGGAAGGGAACCGCATGCAAGTGCTGTTTCATCAGCCGGTGTATGCCATCGCCCCCGGCCAAGCTGCCGTATTCTACGAAGGCGATGATGTGGTAGGCGGCGGCTGGATTCAGTCAAGTTTCAGGCAATAAGAATACAACTTTCTTTGTGGCTGCTGTTCGCTGTGTTCCTTATAGCTTGCCTGATATGGGCGGATAAATATTTGTGCAATTTT contains:
- the mnmA gene encoding tRNA 2-thiouridine(34) synthase MnmA — protein: MSTKGRVLVAMSGGIDSSLAAVLLHEQGYEVVGMTMKTWDYASSGGSKKETGCCSLDSINDARHVAVNLGFPHYIVDIREEFGDYVIDHFTNEYLEGRTPNPCVLCNTHIKWDSLLRRADKLGCDFIATGHYANVREENGRYIVSKGIDHAKDQSYALWGVSQKSLSRTIFPLGKLHKSEIYEMATERGFMDLVNKSESYEICFIPDNDYRGFLRRRVPNLEQKVAGGDFIMEDGTVVGKHQGYPFYTIGQRKGLGITLGYPVFVTEIRKETNQVVLGTDKELARDGMWVGQLNMMKYETLTQPLETVTRIRYNDKQGTPAQIIQEGNRMQVLFHQPVYAIAPGQAAVFYEGDDVVGGGWIQSSFRQ